One stretch of Streptomyces peucetius DNA includes these proteins:
- a CDS encoding hemerythrin domain-containing protein: MTQELREHAEHEDRCIHPLLRERVDAADALDTEHVRLDAALAALDDRARRLPTTPAASLLDARHGLYLAVNELISAYLGHLHAEETVAMPALWKGCGDAELATVFSAFKASRTPEEALTDLAVPAARRPGVHRARHTGSRAA; encoded by the coding sequence ATGACTCAGGAGCTGCGTGAACACGCCGAGCATGAGGACCGCTGCATCCACCCGCTGCTGCGGGAGCGGGTGGATGCAGCCGACGCCCTCGACACCGAGCACGTGCGCCTTGATGCGGCACTCGCCGCACTGGACGACCGGGCGCGCCGACTGCCGACGACGCCCGCAGCGTCGCTGTTGGACGCGCGGCACGGCCTCTATCTGGCCGTGAACGAGCTCATCAGCGCCTACTTGGGCCACCTGCATGCGGAGGAGACCGTGGCGATGCCCGCCCTGTGGAAGGGGTGCGGCGACGCCGAGCTCGCCACGGTCTTTTCCGCCTTCAAGGCGTCCCGCACTCCCGAGGAGGCCCTCACCGACCTTGCCGTCCCTGCCGCCCGCCGTCCGGGCGTTCATCGTGCGCGCCACACTGGAAGCCGGGCCGCATGA
- a CDS encoding vWA domain-containing protein yields MSGTQNYINHVALVLDASSSMSRLSGKVVEVADQQIEYLARRSRELDQETRVTVYVFADKVECVIYDKDVLRMPSLKQLYRVGGMTALLAAALKSQRELAQTAQLYGDHSFLTFILTDGQENASHRCPDAPARDPRELVEAVAGMIDTQEDNWTLAVLVPDQMGRREAMQCGFPKDNIAIWDATSTQGLEEAGQVIRQATEKFMVGRSRGIRGSRAVFSTGAETVNKDTIKAAGLTPVNPSEYQLIPVARDAAIRDWVVECGHTYRTGCAFYQLSKSERIQARKKIAVLEKKTDRVYSGPEARALLGLPDAEARVKPDHNDDFTIFVQSTSVNRKLVPHTRLLLMT; encoded by the coding sequence ATGTCCGGAACCCAGAACTACATCAACCACGTTGCTCTTGTGCTGGATGCCAGTTCGTCGATGTCGCGCCTGAGCGGCAAGGTCGTCGAAGTGGCCGACCAGCAGATCGAATACCTTGCCCGCCGGTCGAGGGAACTGGACCAGGAGACCCGCGTCACGGTGTACGTCTTCGCCGACAAGGTGGAGTGCGTCATCTACGACAAGGACGTGCTGCGGATGCCGTCCCTGAAGCAGCTGTACCGGGTCGGTGGGATGACGGCTCTGCTGGCGGCGGCGTTGAAGTCGCAGCGGGAGCTGGCGCAGACGGCCCAACTGTACGGCGACCACAGCTTCCTGACGTTCATACTGACCGACGGGCAGGAGAACGCGAGTCATCGCTGCCCGGATGCGCCTGCCAGGGATCCGCGGGAACTGGTCGAGGCCGTGGCCGGGATGATCGACACTCAGGAGGACAACTGGACGCTGGCCGTCCTTGTGCCGGACCAGATGGGCAGGCGCGAGGCCATGCAGTGCGGTTTCCCGAAGGACAACATCGCCATCTGGGACGCCACGAGCACGCAGGGTCTGGAGGAGGCCGGGCAGGTCATCCGGCAGGCCACCGAGAAGTTCATGGTGGGCCGTTCCCGGGGCATCCGGGGATCGCGGGCGGTGTTCTCCACGGGTGCGGAGACGGTCAACAAGGACACCATCAAGGCAGCCGGTCTCACCCCGGTGAATCCGTCGGAGTACCAGCTGATTCCGGTGGCCCGTGACGCAGCGATCCGCGACTGGGTCGTCGAGTGCGGACACACGTACCGAACCGGTTGCGCGTTCTACCAGCTGAGCAAGTCGGAGAGGATCCAGGCCCGGAAGAAGATCGCGGTGCTCGAGAAGAAGACGGACCGGGTGTACTCCGGGCCGGAGGCCCGGGCCCTCCTCGGCCTGCCGGACGCGGAAGCGCGCGTCAAGCCGGACCACAACGACGACTTCACCATTTTCGTGCAGAGCACCAGTGTGAACCGGAAGCTCGTACCGCACACGCGGCTGCTGCTGATGACCTGA
- a CDS encoding WD40 repeat domain-containing protein, with the protein MSGQPGPGRTEGELDPEAGPVPRFAAALRALRESAGRPTYRTMAQRARYGVTTLSQAAAGKQLPTRAVTLAYVKACGGDVIEWERRWREASAQAAAEAAADETSRPPYRGLTRFEPGDAALFFGRDQLVERLTELNRKHRFTAVFGPSGSGKSSLLRAGLIPLLRTPPDGAAGPDRDATPAAVRILTPGADPLRTHADRLVPVPGTDADTWLVVDQFEELYTLGADPADRDTFIDRLVAATDAGSRLRVVIAVRADFLGRCAEHPGLTAALHNATLLAGPMSRTELREAIVRPAAADGLIVERSLTDRLLDEVEGAPGGLPLMSHALLETWRHRSGRTLTETAYEAAGGLHGAVVRTAEQVYGELTAPQADLARRILLRLVTPGDGTPDTHRPTDHAELDVGSPADTRVVLERLARARLITFDDGTVDLAHEALITAWPRLRAWIDAERDRLRVHRSLSEAARTWQALGRENAALYAGSRLHAARDAFPRHTARPHTTAPEGHPSDELTALERQFLTASLRRRHRALRLRRTIVAVLAALALLATGTAVVALQARATAQAERDDAVFGRLTAEADRVRETHAGLAARLDVAAHRMRSTPDLQTRLASDAGRVLAARLPGHDGVGTSVAYAPDGRTLASGGHDGTVRLWDTGTDRPLGQPLRLRTGPVGAVAFSPPDTGLLAATGKGGAIQLWDLRDRKRPRTTGRPLVSHDRENIVCADFAPDGRTLATAGDDGTVRLWDLSDPARPTPLGDPAEADASETGSVRAVAFAPDGNTLATAGFDGTVRMWRLGENGIAPLGRPLRRHTAAVWTLAFSPDGRTLATAGFDETVRLWDASDPGRLEPLGEPLTEHTAPVMSVAFSPDGETLATAGEDDSPLLWNVANPAYPQQLGEPLTGHTESVWEVAFHPDGRTLASTGADGSVLVWHRPPTVLTDFTNPLTAVAFSPDGRLLAAASTTDALIRLWDVGEPDRPRRIPRILTGHQDEVLAVAFAPDGRTVAGSSKDGTVRLWDVSAPERTVPLGKPLHAHEGGTLAVAFAPDGRTLATGGRDDTVRLWDIRTPDRVRPLGAPLRGHTDAVTSVAFAPDGKMLATGSEDDTARLWHVGDGTRPRPAGPALSGHDEKVNAVAFAPDGKTLATGSDDRTVRLWNVEHPERVRPVGTELAEHRGAVRSVAFAPDGKTLATGSGDHTVRLWDVTDPARAETAGHELTGHLDTVTSVAFSPRGDTLASAGYDLTTRLWTLDSDRAADYVCDRTGGVLTRTEWEDHLPRLGYEEVCAPR; encoded by the coding sequence GTGTCGGGACAGCCGGGACCGGGACGCACCGAGGGCGAGCTGGATCCTGAGGCCGGACCGGTACCCCGGTTCGCCGCCGCACTGCGCGCGCTGCGCGAGTCGGCGGGCAGGCCCACGTACCGGACGATGGCCCAGCGGGCACGGTACGGGGTGACCACCCTGTCGCAGGCGGCGGCCGGGAAACAGCTGCCCACCCGCGCGGTGACCCTCGCCTACGTGAAGGCGTGCGGCGGCGACGTGATCGAGTGGGAGCGGCGCTGGCGCGAGGCGTCGGCCCAGGCGGCCGCCGAGGCCGCCGCCGACGAGACCTCCCGGCCGCCCTACCGCGGCCTGACCCGGTTCGAACCGGGCGACGCCGCACTGTTCTTCGGCCGCGACCAGCTCGTGGAGCGGCTGACCGAACTGAACCGCAAGCACCGCTTCACCGCCGTCTTCGGCCCCTCCGGCAGCGGCAAGTCCTCCCTCCTACGCGCCGGCCTGATCCCCCTGCTGCGTACCCCGCCCGACGGCGCGGCGGGTCCGGACCGTGACGCCACTCCCGCGGCCGTGCGGATCCTCACCCCCGGTGCCGACCCGCTGCGCACGCACGCCGACCGGCTCGTCCCCGTACCCGGCACGGACGCCGACACCTGGCTGGTCGTCGACCAGTTCGAAGAGCTGTACACCCTCGGCGCCGACCCGGCCGACCGGGACACCTTCATCGACCGCCTCGTCGCCGCCACCGACGCCGGCAGCCGGCTGCGCGTCGTCATCGCGGTGCGCGCCGACTTCCTCGGCCGCTGCGCCGAACACCCCGGCCTCACCGCCGCGTTGCACAACGCCACGCTGCTCGCCGGGCCGATGAGCCGCACCGAGCTGCGGGAGGCCATCGTCCGCCCGGCCGCCGCGGACGGCCTGATCGTCGAACGCTCCCTGACCGACCGCCTCCTGGACGAGGTCGAGGGCGCCCCGGGCGGACTGCCGCTGATGTCGCACGCCCTGCTGGAGACCTGGCGCCACCGCAGCGGCCGCACCCTGACCGAGACCGCGTACGAGGCGGCCGGCGGGCTGCACGGCGCCGTCGTTCGCACGGCCGAGCAGGTGTACGGCGAACTCACCGCGCCGCAGGCCGACCTGGCCCGCCGCATCCTGCTCCGCCTCGTCACCCCCGGCGACGGCACACCCGACACCCACCGCCCCACCGACCACGCCGAACTTGACGTGGGCAGCCCCGCCGACACCCGCGTGGTACTGGAACGCCTGGCCCGGGCCCGCCTCATCACCTTCGACGACGGCACCGTCGACCTCGCCCACGAAGCCCTCATCACCGCCTGGCCCCGCCTGCGCGCATGGATCGACGCCGAACGCGACCGGCTGCGCGTCCACCGCTCGCTCTCCGAGGCCGCCCGCACATGGCAGGCACTCGGCCGGGAGAACGCCGCTCTCTACGCCGGCTCCCGCCTGCACGCCGCCCGCGACGCCTTCCCCCGGCACACCGCCCGCCCGCACACCACCGCACCCGAGGGCCACCCCAGCGACGAACTCACCGCGCTGGAACGGCAGTTCCTCACCGCCTCGCTCCGCCGCCGGCACCGCGCGCTGCGACTGCGCCGCACGATCGTGGCCGTCCTCGCCGCGCTCGCGCTGCTCGCCACCGGCACCGCCGTCGTCGCCCTCCAGGCGCGCGCCACCGCACAGGCCGAACGCGACGACGCCGTCTTCGGCCGCCTCACCGCCGAGGCCGACCGTGTCCGCGAGACCCACGCCGGGCTGGCCGCACGCCTCGACGTCGCCGCGCACCGCATGCGCTCCACCCCCGACCTGCAGACCCGGCTGGCCTCGGACGCCGGCCGGGTACTGGCCGCCCGGCTGCCCGGCCACGACGGTGTCGGCACCTCCGTGGCCTACGCGCCCGACGGCCGCACTCTCGCCAGCGGCGGCCACGACGGCACCGTCCGGCTGTGGGACACCGGCACGGACAGGCCACTGGGGCAGCCGCTGCGCCTGCGCACGGGACCGGTCGGCGCGGTCGCCTTCTCCCCGCCGGACACCGGCCTGCTCGCGGCCACCGGCAAAGGCGGCGCCATCCAGCTGTGGGACCTACGCGACCGGAAACGGCCCCGCACCACCGGCCGGCCGCTGGTGAGCCACGACCGGGAGAACATCGTCTGCGCCGACTTCGCCCCGGACGGCCGGACGCTGGCCACCGCCGGCGACGACGGGACCGTACGGCTGTGGGACCTGAGCGACCCGGCCCGCCCCACGCCGCTCGGCGACCCCGCCGAGGCCGACGCGTCCGAGACGGGCAGCGTCCGCGCCGTCGCCTTCGCCCCGGACGGGAACACCCTGGCCACCGCCGGCTTCGACGGCACCGTACGGATGTGGCGGCTCGGCGAGAACGGCATCGCCCCCCTCGGCAGGCCACTGCGCCGGCACACCGCCGCCGTCTGGACGCTGGCCTTCTCCCCGGACGGCCGGACGCTGGCCACCGCCGGCTTCGACGAGACCGTACGGCTGTGGGACGCCTCCGACCCGGGCCGCCTCGAGCCGCTGGGCGAACCGCTCACCGAGCACACCGCGCCCGTCATGTCGGTCGCCTTCAGCCCCGACGGCGAGACGCTGGCGACCGCGGGCGAGGATGACTCGCCCCTGCTGTGGAACGTGGCCAACCCCGCATACCCGCAGCAGCTCGGGGAGCCGCTGACCGGCCACACCGAGTCCGTGTGGGAAGTGGCCTTCCACCCCGACGGCCGCACCCTCGCCAGCACCGGCGCCGACGGCAGCGTCCTCGTGTGGCACCGGCCGCCGACCGTCCTCACCGACTTCACCAACCCGCTGACCGCCGTCGCCTTCAGCCCCGACGGCCGCCTGCTCGCCGCCGCCAGTACCACCGACGCGCTGATCCGCCTGTGGGACGTCGGCGAACCGGACCGCCCGCGCCGGATACCGCGCATCCTCACCGGTCATCAGGACGAGGTGCTGGCCGTCGCGTTCGCCCCGGACGGCCGCACGGTCGCCGGCAGCTCCAAGGACGGCACCGTCCGGCTGTGGGACGTCTCCGCGCCCGAACGTACCGTTCCGCTCGGCAAGCCGCTGCACGCGCACGAAGGCGGCACCCTCGCCGTCGCGTTCGCCCCGGACGGCCGCACACTGGCCACCGGCGGACGCGACGACACCGTGCGCCTGTGGGACATACGCACGCCGGACCGCGTACGCCCGCTCGGCGCACCGCTGCGCGGCCACACGGACGCCGTCACCTCCGTGGCCTTCGCCCCGGACGGGAAGATGCTCGCCACCGGCAGCGAGGACGACACCGCACGCCTGTGGCACGTGGGCGACGGGACACGGCCACGCCCGGCAGGCCCTGCCCTGAGCGGGCACGACGAGAAGGTCAACGCGGTGGCCTTCGCCCCGGACGGGAAGACGCTGGCGACCGGCAGCGACGACCGCACGGTGCGGCTGTGGAACGTGGAACACCCCGAGCGCGTACGCCCGGTGGGCACGGAGCTGGCCGAGCACCGCGGAGCGGTCAGGTCCGTGGCCTTCGCCCCGGACGGGAAGACGCTGGCCACCGGCAGCGGCGACCACACGGTGCGCCTGTGGGACGTGACCGACCCGGCCCGTGCCGAGACGGCCGGCCACGAACTCACCGGCCACCTGGACACCGTCACCTCCGTCGCGTTCAGCCCGCGGGGCGACACCCTCGCCTCCGCCGGCTACGACCTGACGACCCGGCTGTGGACCCTGGACAGCGACCGCGCGGCCGACTACGTCTGCGACCGCACCGGCGGCGTCCTCACCCGCACCGAATGGGAGGACCACCTGCCGCGACTCGGCTATGAGGAGGTGTGCGCGCCTCGTTGA
- a CDS encoding M28 family metallopeptidase: MPVLFFDVGATLADVSVAADGSLTLQPRPRVVEVLDSFAQVRKGIVSDPGPTTTARENAAAALEAAFGGRFADEALVHWGAKDSRAVFDDAVTSAGAAAGDCVFVGEDPGERAFAREAGMRTAAHPVFTLAAVEGRPVYWARMEAPQDRAPAGPEAVADLDEVVPVHVASDRLVLAMATARGVRAVEQSGFAVDLRGHVEETSAFLVRDDRPVSVPEAFAQASASSRATAETAMRAAAAFAFVLAELSGSRPPVSSLGPAPGGVYIAAAAGLPVENVHIPGARPGHIERLLPDPALVSRPGQALAERFAAAFAPGAPSQDTVDAVRAAVTPSAVRAHVARISGVDPLVEDGPFTVRSRDASSADNERVVDALAGRLHALGLQVRRHTFTWRGHRLSNVEAELAGGASDAVVLVTAHLDSTGAEGEFFDSAGRPRPYDPAVDPAPGADDDGSGTAAVMATAECLSSLVASGRTPARGLRFVLFNAEEQGLVGSKAYARAAAAAGDDIAGVLQMDMIAGFRGGTRTMEIHAGSLVPGPVAGASDTLADLVAQAGAAVAPDFTVQQLTGAADPAVGRSDHASFHERGWAAVAVCENFFDDTRPATGTRQYHRPGDTLLDSDHDTDYAASIARTVAVAALTLAGL, from the coding sequence ATGCCCGTACTGTTCTTCGACGTCGGTGCCACACTCGCGGACGTGAGCGTCGCAGCCGACGGCTCATTGACCCTTCAACCGCGCCCGCGCGTCGTCGAGGTTCTCGATTCCTTCGCGCAGGTACGCAAGGGCATCGTGTCGGACCCGGGTCCGACAACCACCGCGCGCGAGAACGCGGCGGCCGCGCTCGAAGCCGCGTTCGGCGGCCGCTTCGCGGACGAGGCACTGGTCCACTGGGGTGCCAAGGACAGCCGGGCGGTATTCGACGACGCCGTAACGAGCGCGGGGGCGGCAGCCGGCGACTGCGTGTTCGTGGGCGAGGATCCCGGCGAGCGCGCGTTCGCGCGCGAGGCGGGGATGCGCACCGCCGCCCACCCGGTCTTCACCCTCGCCGCGGTCGAGGGCCGTCCGGTCTACTGGGCGAGGATGGAGGCGCCGCAGGACCGGGCCCCGGCCGGGCCGGAGGCGGTCGCGGACCTCGACGAGGTCGTGCCGGTGCACGTGGCGTCCGACCGGCTCGTCCTCGCCATGGCCACCGCGCGGGGCGTGCGCGCCGTCGAGCAGAGCGGGTTCGCCGTCGACCTCCGCGGTCATGTGGAGGAGACGTCCGCCTTCCTCGTGCGTGACGACCGTCCGGTTTCCGTACCGGAGGCCTTCGCCCAAGCTTCGGCGTCGTCCAGGGCCACGGCCGAGACGGCCATGCGCGCGGCAGCGGCGTTCGCCTTCGTCTTGGCCGAACTCTCCGGATCGCGGCCGCCGGTCTCCTCGCTCGGTCCGGCGCCCGGCGGCGTCTACATAGCCGCCGCTGCCGGTCTCCCGGTCGAGAACGTGCACATCCCCGGCGCCCGGCCCGGGCACATCGAGCGTCTGCTTCCCGACCCCGCTCTTGTCTCCCGGCCCGGTCAGGCGCTCGCCGAACGGTTCGCCGCCGCCTTCGCCCCCGGGGCACCGTCCCAGGACACGGTCGACGCGGTGCGCGCGGCGGTGACACCGTCGGCCGTGCGGGCCCATGTCGCCCGTATCTCCGGCGTCGATCCGCTCGTCGAGGACGGCCCGTTCACGGTGCGCAGCCGTGACGCGTCGAGCGCGGACAACGAGCGGGTCGTCGACGCGCTCGCCGGACGGCTTCACGCGCTGGGTCTGCAGGTCAGGCGGCACACGTTCACCTGGCGCGGGCACCGGCTCTCCAACGTGGAGGCCGAGCTGGCGGGCGGGGCCTCGGACGCCGTCGTCCTGGTCACCGCTCACCTGGACTCGACCGGGGCCGAGGGCGAGTTCTTCGACTCCGCGGGCCGCCCGCGCCCGTACGACCCGGCGGTCGATCCGGCACCGGGCGCGGACGACGACGGCAGCGGAACAGCGGCGGTCATGGCGACGGCGGAGTGCCTGAGTTCGCTGGTCGCCTCGGGCCGGACGCCGGCACGCGGCCTCCGCTTCGTGCTGTTCAACGCCGAGGAGCAGGGACTCGTCGGCAGCAAGGCCTACGCGCGGGCGGCCGCGGCGGCCGGGGACGACATCGCCGGCGTCCTGCAGATGGACATGATCGCGGGCTTCCGGGGCGGCACACGGACGATGGAGATCCACGCGGGCTCCCTCGTTCCCGGTCCGGTTGCGGGCGCCTCCGACACACTCGCCGACCTCGTCGCACAGGCCGGTGCCGCTGTCGCCCCCGACTTCACGGTCCAGCAGCTCACGGGCGCCGCCGATCCGGCCGTGGGCCGCAGCGACCACGCGAGCTTCCACGAACGCGGCTGGGCGGCCGTCGCCGTCTGCGAGAACTTCTTCGACGACACCCGGCCGGCCACCGGCACCCGGCAGTACCACAGGCCGGGCGACACCCTTCTCGACAGCGACCACGACACGGACTACGCGGCCTCGATCGCCCGCACGGTCGCGGTGGCCGCGCTGACCCTCGCGGGTCTTTGA
- a CDS encoding M36 family metallopeptidase: MSALIDKRDMTYDRLGAVEGADAFLESTGPDDATRTAQHGKLNRFTGHLGELRTADAPGFAAQDETRAVSDADYIARAKAYLTSVSEMIGFAPEEPVEFEADPAVTTTSEGMRVVSLRQTLNGIEVWAMSPKVWLHEGGRVDRIVGQTASVPADTAAKPAVLAETALRVAAAKAAEPRTLESPFGTDELPPLDLSEGFERLSHQPRNDQPMTFSKGPFEEPVPARLVYLNMGDHVRLTWLFVFSRENLAAQYQALVEADDRTADISAPEILYFYDTTDHAVAGHVFRQNPGESTFAEVPFPLPASDYPTLLPTGFPPEFMAWTQPQNGSLTTEGNNVRALNGTSRQPVRITLDNAGNGVFKAREDTPEQFVTNIFYFCNYMHDFFMTLGFTEEHGNFQTTNPTGLGKGADPVLAFAHPGPVFGTANMSTRADGLAAVMNMGLVRSGGRERHTANDADVVFHEFVHGVTNRLVGGLFDANGLQEEQSQAMGEGWGDYFALTTRNFSHSDERVVTGSWVVGRPEGIRQRPYDSRYPGSFGDIGKGPGEISGAGNEDLTYQEVHDVGEIWCAALMEVTRKVSAALGDKTRGYRLTWQAVVDGLKLTPKDPSFLMARDAVLSAFKAMRNESGPLTAEEYEQVRGAAWSAFARFGMGFDAFCPNASFFGCRGGTRMPPPGRDD, from the coding sequence ATGAGCGCACTCATCGACAAACGGGACATGACCTACGACCGCCTGGGCGCGGTGGAGGGAGCCGACGCCTTCCTGGAGTCGACCGGCCCGGACGACGCCACCCGCACAGCCCAGCACGGCAAGCTGAACCGCTTCACCGGGCACCTGGGCGAGCTGCGCACGGCCGACGCTCCCGGATTCGCCGCACAGGACGAGACCCGCGCGGTCTCGGACGCCGACTACATCGCCCGTGCCAAGGCCTACCTCACCTCGGTGTCGGAGATGATCGGATTCGCACCCGAGGAGCCGGTGGAATTCGAGGCCGATCCGGCGGTGACGACCACGAGCGAGGGCATGCGGGTGGTGAGCCTGCGGCAGACGCTCAACGGCATCGAGGTGTGGGCGATGTCGCCGAAGGTGTGGCTTCACGAGGGCGGCCGGGTCGACCGGATCGTCGGGCAGACGGCGAGCGTGCCGGCGGACACGGCGGCGAAGCCGGCGGTCTTGGCCGAGACGGCTCTGCGGGTGGCCGCCGCGAAGGCCGCCGAGCCGCGTACGCTCGAGAGCCCCTTCGGCACGGACGAACTCCCCCCTCTGGACCTCTCGGAGGGCTTCGAGCGCCTGTCGCACCAGCCGCGCAACGACCAGCCCATGACGTTCAGCAAGGGACCGTTCGAGGAGCCCGTCCCGGCCCGGCTGGTGTACCTCAACATGGGCGATCACGTCCGGCTGACGTGGCTGTTCGTCTTCTCCAGGGAGAACCTGGCCGCCCAGTACCAGGCGCTCGTCGAGGCCGACGACCGGACCGCGGACATCAGCGCGCCGGAGATCCTCTACTTCTACGACACCACCGACCACGCGGTCGCCGGACACGTCTTCCGGCAGAACCCGGGCGAGAGCACCTTCGCCGAGGTGCCCTTCCCGCTGCCCGCGAGCGACTATCCCACCCTCCTGCCGACGGGCTTCCCTCCCGAGTTCATGGCCTGGACCCAGCCGCAGAACGGCAGCCTCACGACCGAGGGCAACAATGTGCGCGCCCTCAACGGGACGAGCCGGCAACCCGTGCGGATCACGCTCGACAACGCCGGCAACGGCGTGTTCAAGGCACGGGAGGACACGCCCGAGCAGTTCGTCACCAACATCTTCTACTTCTGCAACTACATGCACGACTTCTTCATGACGCTCGGCTTCACGGAGGAGCACGGCAACTTCCAGACCACGAACCCGACCGGGCTGGGCAAGGGCGCCGATCCCGTCCTCGCCTTCGCGCACCCGGGGCCGGTGTTCGGGACGGCCAACATGTCGACACGGGCGGACGGGCTGGCCGCGGTGATGAACATGGGCCTGGTCAGAAGCGGCGGCCGCGAACGCCACACGGCCAACGACGCGGACGTGGTGTTCCACGAGTTCGTCCACGGCGTGACGAACCGCCTCGTGGGCGGCCTGTTCGACGCGAACGGCCTGCAGGAGGAGCAGTCCCAGGCGATGGGGGAGGGCTGGGGAGACTACTTCGCGCTCACCACCCGGAACTTCTCCCACTCGGACGAGCGGGTGGTCACCGGCAGTTGGGTGGTCGGGCGGCCGGAAGGCATCCGGCAGCGGCCCTACGACTCGCGGTACCCCGGCAGTTTCGGGGACATCGGCAAGGGCCCCGGAGAGATCTCCGGCGCCGGCAACGAGGACCTGACGTACCAGGAGGTCCACGACGTCGGCGAGATCTGGTGCGCGGCGCTCATGGAGGTGACCCGCAAGGTCTCCGCCGCGCTCGGTGACAAGACGCGGGGTTACCGCCTGACCTGGCAGGCCGTCGTCGACGGTCTCAAGCTCACACCGAAGGACCCGTCGTTCCTCATGGCACGCGACGCCGTCCTCAGCGCCTTCAAGGCGATGAGGAACGAGAGTGGCCCGCTGACCGCCGAGGAGTACGAACAGGTCCGCGGCGCGGCCTGGAGCGCCTTCGCGCGGTTCGGGATGGGCTTCGACGCCTTCTGCCCGAACGCCTCCTTCTTCGGGTGCCGGGGCGGCACGCGGATGCCGCCGCCCGGGCGGGACGACTGA